A region of Streptomyces sp. R44 DNA encodes the following proteins:
- a CDS encoding DUF5947 family protein has translation MRPPAPTGLRRFTTPRPPREERCELCGAPLAAEERHPHLVDTDKRALVCACGPCAQLMDRSAASPGRFRAVPGRFLSDPGHRIDDRAWESLRIPVSVAFFFRNSALDRPVVLYPSPAGATESELEEDAWRSVLDATRLAAHLEPDVEALLLRRHEGRTECFLVPIDLCYELVGRMRLHWQGFDGGAEARADLDALFAHVRGLAREPQGSRP, from the coding sequence GTGCGGCCCCCGGCACCCACCGGCCTGCGCCGGTTCACCACTCCCCGCCCGCCCCGCGAGGAGCGCTGCGAACTGTGCGGCGCCCCGCTGGCGGCCGAGGAGCGCCACCCGCATCTCGTCGACACGGACAAGCGGGCCCTGGTCTGCGCCTGCGGCCCGTGCGCGCAGCTCATGGACCGCTCCGCCGCCTCCCCGGGGCGGTTCCGGGCGGTCCCCGGCCGCTTCCTGAGCGACCCGGGCCACCGGATCGACGACCGGGCCTGGGAGTCGCTGCGGATCCCGGTCTCGGTCGCGTTCTTCTTCCGCAACTCCGCCCTCGACCGGCCGGTGGTGCTCTACCCGAGCCCCGCCGGCGCCACCGAGAGCGAACTGGAGGAGGACGCCTGGCGGTCCGTCCTCGACGCCACCCGGCTCGCCGCCCACCTCGAACCCGACGTCGAGGCCCTGCTGCTGCGCCGCCACGAGGGCCGCACCGAGTGCTTCCTCGTGCCGATCGACCTCTGCTACGAACTGGTGGGCCGCATGCGACTGCACTGGCAGGGCTTCGACGGAGGCGCGGAGGCGCGGGCCGACCTCGACGCCCTCTTCGCGCACGTCCGCGGCCTGGCCCGCGAGCCGCAGGGGAGCCGGCCGTGA
- a CDS encoding nickel-dependent hydrogenase large subunit produces MASPAKTTGDGSGLVEMAWDPITRIVGSLGIHTKIDFKQKRVAECYSTSSVFRGYSVFMRGKDPRDAHFITSRICGICGDNHATCSVYAQNMAYGVKPPHLGEWIINLGESAEYMFDHNIFQENLVGVDYCEKMVRETNPGVLELAERTEAPHAAEHGYRTIADIMRSLNPLEGEFYREALQVSRYTREMFCLMEGRHVHPSTLYPGGVGTVASVQLFTDYMSRLMRYVEFMKRVVPLHDDLFDFFYEALPGYEEVGRRRVLLGCWGALNDPEHCDFTYANMTDWGRRMFVTPGVVVDGKLVTNDLTEINLGIRILLGSSYYEDWQGQEQFVTHDPLGNPVDPRHPWNQHTIPAPQKRNFDDKYSWVMSPRWFDGKDHLALDTGGGPIARLWSTALSGLVDIGYVKATGHSVVINLPRTMTKPETTFEWQIPKWSNALERNRARTYFQAYAAAVALHCAEKGLEEVRAGRTQTWEKFDVPDESIGVGFTEAVRGVLSHHMVIRDGKIANYHPYPPTPWNASTRDTFGTPGPYEDAVQNTPIFEENTPENFKGIDIMRAVRSFDPCLPCGVHMYTGNGRTVKQMHVPTGLSGLAG; encoded by the coding sequence ATGGCATCTCCGGCGAAGACGACGGGTGACGGCTCCGGCCTTGTGGAGATGGCCTGGGACCCCATCACCCGGATCGTGGGCAGCCTCGGCATCCACACGAAGATCGATTTCAAGCAGAAGCGCGTCGCGGAGTGCTACAGCACGTCCTCCGTCTTCCGCGGCTACAGCGTCTTCATGCGGGGCAAGGACCCCCGCGACGCGCACTTCATCACCAGCCGCATCTGCGGCATCTGCGGTGACAACCACGCGACCTGCTCCGTGTACGCGCAGAACATGGCGTACGGCGTGAAGCCCCCGCACCTCGGCGAGTGGATCATCAACCTCGGCGAGTCCGCGGAGTACATGTTCGACCACAACATCTTCCAGGAGAACCTGGTCGGGGTCGACTACTGCGAGAAGATGGTCCGCGAGACCAACCCCGGCGTCCTGGAGCTGGCCGAGCGCACCGAGGCCCCGCACGCCGCCGAGCACGGCTACCGCACGATCGCGGACATCATGCGCTCCCTCAACCCCCTCGAAGGCGAGTTCTACCGCGAGGCGCTCCAGGTCAGCCGCTACACCCGGGAGATGTTCTGTCTCATGGAGGGGCGGCACGTCCACCCCTCCACCCTCTACCCCGGCGGCGTCGGCACGGTCGCGTCCGTGCAGCTGTTCACCGACTACATGAGCCGCCTCATGCGCTACGTGGAGTTCATGAAGCGGGTCGTCCCGCTCCACGACGACCTCTTCGACTTCTTCTACGAGGCGCTGCCCGGCTACGAGGAGGTCGGCCGCCGCCGTGTGCTCCTCGGCTGCTGGGGCGCGCTCAACGACCCCGAGCACTGCGACTTCACCTACGCCAACATGACCGACTGGGGCCGGCGGATGTTCGTCACCCCCGGTGTCGTCGTCGACGGCAAGCTGGTGACCAACGACCTCACCGAGATCAACCTCGGCATCCGCATCCTGCTCGGCAGCTCGTACTACGAGGACTGGCAGGGCCAGGAGCAGTTCGTCACCCACGATCCGCTGGGCAACCCGGTCGACCCGCGCCACCCGTGGAACCAGCACACCATCCCGGCCCCGCAGAAGCGGAACTTCGACGACAAGTACAGCTGGGTCATGTCCCCGCGCTGGTTCGACGGCAAGGACCACCTGGCACTGGACACCGGCGGCGGCCCCATCGCGCGCCTGTGGTCCACCGCGCTCTCCGGCCTCGTCGACATCGGCTACGTCAAGGCCACCGGGCACAGCGTCGTCATCAACCTCCCCCGGACGATGACCAAGCCGGAGACCACCTTCGAGTGGCAGATCCCGAAGTGGAGCAACGCCCTGGAGCGCAACCGCGCCCGGACCTACTTCCAGGCGTACGCGGCCGCCGTCGCCCTGCACTGCGCCGAGAAGGGCCTGGAGGAGGTCCGCGCCGGCCGCACGCAGACGTGGGAGAAGTTCGACGTGCCGGACGAGTCCATCGGTGTCGGCTTCACCGAGGCCGTACGGGGTGTCCTCTCGCACCACATGGTCATCAGGGACGGCAAGATCGCCAACTACCACCCCTATCCGCCGACGCCGTGGAACGCCTCCACGCGCGACACGTTCGGGACCCCCGGTCCGTACGAGGACGCGGTGCAGAACACCCCGATCTTCGAGGAGAACACGCCCGAGAACTTCAAGGGCATCGACATCATGCGCGCCGTGCGCAGCTTCGACCCCTGCCTGCCGTGCGGCGTCCACATGTACACGGGCAACGGCAGGACCGTGAAGCAGATGCACGTGCCCACCGGCCTGAGCGGTCTGGCCGGATGA
- a CDS encoding hydrogenase maturation nickel metallochaperone HypA, with amino-acid sequence MHEMSLAVAVVDQVEAAAKSRGAVGVSSIELDVGELAGVVADALAFCFELACAGTVVEGAELITRTVPGTARCAPCAEDWAVGMPPRLLCPGCGAAADELISGRELQIREVRWACPETPHERHRRTITEES; translated from the coding sequence ATGCACGAGATGTCCCTCGCGGTCGCCGTCGTCGACCAGGTCGAGGCCGCGGCGAAGTCCCGCGGGGCCGTCGGTGTCAGCAGCATCGAGCTGGACGTGGGCGAGCTGGCCGGCGTCGTCGCCGACGCCCTCGCCTTCTGCTTCGAACTCGCCTGCGCCGGAACCGTCGTCGAGGGCGCCGAGCTGATCACCCGTACCGTTCCGGGCACCGCGCGCTGCGCACCGTGCGCCGAGGACTGGGCGGTCGGCATGCCGCCCCGGCTGCTCTGTCCCGGCTGCGGCGCCGCAGCCGACGAACTGATCTCCGGCCGTGAACTCCAGATCCGGGAGGTCCGCTGGGCCTGCCCCGAGACGCCGCACGAACGACATCGCCGAACGATCACCGAGGAGAGCTGA
- a CDS encoding HypC/HybG/HupF family hydrogenase formation chaperone has product MCLAVPGRVLDVEVRDGTRMATVDFGGVVKEVCLEYLPDLKPGEYAIVHVGFALQKLDEESARRTLELFETLGLLQEEFGDPWEAAEAAAIEWKTQDDVHGEVRP; this is encoded by the coding sequence ATGTGTCTGGCGGTACCCGGAAGAGTGCTGGACGTCGAGGTCCGGGACGGCACCCGGATGGCCACGGTCGACTTCGGCGGCGTGGTCAAGGAGGTGTGCCTGGAGTACCTGCCGGACCTGAAGCCCGGTGAGTACGCCATCGTGCACGTGGGCTTCGCCCTCCAGAAGCTCGACGAGGAGTCGGCCCGGCGGACCCTGGAGCTGTTCGAGACCCTCGGCCTGCTCCAGGAGGAGTTCGGAGACCCGTGGGAGGCCGCCGAGGCCGCGGCGATCGAGTGGAAGACGCAGGACGACGTGCACGGAGAGGTGCGGCCGTGA
- a CDS encoding hydrogenase maturation protein, giving the protein MRILLVASSFNSLTQRVLVELRDRGHTVPVEVTPDGAAVREAVARHAPDLVVAPLLKAVVPRDVWTAHRVLIVHPGPVGDRGPSSLDHAIRDGVEEWGVTVLQADEEMDAGDVWASASFRVPEVGKSDLYRNELSDAAVAAVLRAVERVAAGAAPRPQTGEIRARPALRQEERRISWGEDTTGTVLRTLRAADSQPGVPDRLLGAEWFLHGGHAEDGLRGRPGALLATRAGAVCRATVDGAVWIPEVRARTGPGRPRACKLPATLALAGLLPELPELPAPVDPAPGRRTWTDIAYREQGPVGVLSFAFPGGAMSTDQCRRLLDAYETARGRPTSVLVLGGQRDFFSNGIHLNVIEAAADPAAESWANINAMNDLVEAVLTTTDRLVVSAIGGNAAAGGVMLALAADEVWCRSGSVLNPHYRRMGLYGSEYWTRTLPGKVGEALAARLTEEATPVSAAASLDMGLVDRVVDCGPGEFAAEITRLALHLASRGGLQPRIAAKKAEHERRESVAPLAAHRERELSRMRTIFDDPAASYHARRRAFARKEAPRAPLPNGPGAGAGGSADC; this is encoded by the coding sequence ATGCGCATCCTGCTCGTCGCCAGCAGCTTCAACAGCCTCACCCAGCGTGTCCTGGTCGAGCTGCGCGACCGCGGGCACACCGTCCCCGTGGAGGTCACCCCTGACGGGGCCGCCGTGCGCGAGGCCGTGGCACGCCACGCGCCCGACCTGGTCGTGGCCCCCCTGCTGAAGGCCGTCGTGCCCCGCGATGTGTGGACGGCACACCGTGTCCTGATCGTGCACCCCGGACCCGTGGGCGACCGCGGCCCGTCCTCGCTGGACCACGCGATCCGCGACGGGGTCGAGGAGTGGGGCGTCACCGTCCTCCAGGCCGACGAGGAGATGGACGCGGGCGACGTCTGGGCATCCGCGAGCTTCCGCGTGCCGGAGGTCGGCAAGAGCGATCTGTACCGCAACGAACTGTCCGACGCCGCCGTGGCCGCCGTGCTCCGCGCCGTCGAGAGGGTCGCCGCAGGGGCGGCACCGCGTCCGCAGACCGGCGAGATCCGCGCCCGACCCGCTCTCCGCCAGGAGGAGCGCCGGATCTCCTGGGGCGAGGACACCACCGGGACCGTCCTGCGCACCCTGCGGGCCGCCGACTCGCAGCCCGGCGTACCGGACCGGCTGCTCGGCGCCGAGTGGTTCCTGCACGGCGGCCACGCGGAGGACGGTCTGCGCGGGCGTCCCGGCGCTCTCCTCGCCACCCGGGCGGGCGCGGTCTGCCGCGCCACCGTGGACGGCGCGGTGTGGATCCCCGAGGTCCGTGCCCGCACCGGCCCCGGCAGGCCGCGTGCCTGCAAGCTCCCCGCCACCCTGGCCCTCGCGGGCCTGCTGCCGGAGCTCCCCGAACTGCCGGCACCCGTCGACCCGGCGCCGGGCCGGCGGACCTGGACCGACATCGCGTACCGCGAACAGGGGCCGGTCGGCGTCCTGTCCTTCGCGTTCCCCGGCGGGGCGATGAGCACCGACCAGTGCCGCCGCCTGCTTGACGCGTACGAGACGGCCCGTGGGCGTCCCACCTCCGTCCTGGTGCTCGGCGGGCAGCGCGACTTCTTCTCCAACGGCATCCATCTGAACGTCATCGAGGCCGCCGCCGACCCCGCCGCCGAGTCCTGGGCCAACATCAATGCCATGAACGACCTGGTCGAGGCGGTACTCACCACGACCGACCGGCTCGTCGTGAGCGCGATCGGCGGCAACGCCGCCGCCGGCGGGGTGATGCTCGCCCTCGCCGCCGACGAGGTCTGGTGCCGTTCGGGGTCGGTGCTCAACCCGCACTACCGGCGCATGGGCCTGTACGGATCGGAGTACTGGACCCGCACCCTGCCCGGGAAGGTGGGCGAGGCCCTGGCCGCGCGCCTCACCGAAGAGGCCACGCCGGTGTCCGCGGCCGCATCGCTCGACATGGGTCTGGTCGACCGGGTCGTCGACTGCGGACCCGGGGAGTTCGCCGCCGAGATCACCCGATTGGCCCTCCACCTGGCATCCCGTGGCGGTCTCCAGCCCCGGATCGCGGCCAAGAAGGCGGAGCACGAGCGCCGGGAGTCCGTCGCTCCCCTTGCGGCCCACCGCGAGCGGGAGCTCTCCCGGATGCGGACGATCTTCGACGATCCCGCCGCGAGCTACCACGCGCGGCGCCGGGCCTTCGCCCGGAAGGAGGCCCCCCGAGCGCCGCTCCCGAACGGCCCAGGTGCGGGCGCGGGCGGATCGGCCGACTGTTAA
- the hypB gene encoding hydrogenase nickel incorporation protein HypB — protein MCRAVDLQRAVLAKNEAAAHILRTELNARGTTVINLLSSPGSGKTALLERELRLAGERGVGAAALTADLATENDARRLARSGVPVKQVLTDGLCHLEADMVARHLHDWLPESTRLLFVENVGNLVCPAGYDLGESLRVVLASVTEGEDKPLKYPTAFGLAQLVIVTKTDMAEAAEFDETAFRANVQQVNPGVEVVLSSVRDGRGVGTLLDRALAVAEGNGVHTPAMAQAGA, from the coding sequence ATGTGCCGAGCCGTCGATCTCCAGCGCGCCGTCCTCGCCAAGAACGAGGCCGCGGCACACATCCTGCGCACCGAGCTGAACGCACGCGGCACCACCGTGATCAATCTGCTCTCCAGCCCCGGCAGCGGGAAGACCGCCCTGCTGGAGCGCGAACTGCGCCTCGCCGGCGAAAGGGGCGTCGGCGCCGCCGCGCTCACCGCCGACCTGGCCACCGAGAACGACGCCCGCCGCCTGGCCCGCTCGGGCGTCCCCGTCAAGCAGGTGCTCACCGACGGCCTCTGCCATCTGGAGGCCGACATGGTCGCCCGGCACCTGCACGACTGGCTGCCCGAGTCCACCCGGCTGCTGTTCGTCGAGAACGTCGGCAATCTCGTCTGCCCCGCCGGCTACGACCTGGGGGAATCCCTCCGCGTGGTGCTCGCCTCGGTCACCGAAGGGGAGGACAAGCCGCTCAAGTACCCCACCGCGTTCGGCCTCGCCCAGCTGGTGATCGTCACCAAGACCGACATGGCCGAGGCCGCGGAGTTCGACGAGACGGCCTTCCGCGCCAACGTGCAGCAGGTCAACCCCGGAGTCGAGGTCGTCCTCAGCTCGGTGCGTGACGGCCGGGGCGTCGGCACACTGCTCGACCGGGCCCTCGCGGTGGCCGAGGGGAACGGTGTCCACACCCCGGCGATGGCACAGGCCGGCGCGTGA
- a CDS encoding hydrogenase expression protein HypE produces MSAVKPAPVEDQGAAPGSEEKPIHILWINAGLSCDGDSVALTAAMQPSIEEIALAGLPGLPRIAVHWPLIDFECGPVGGADTFIEWFFKGERGEIDPFVLVIEGSIPNEAIKQEGYWCGFGDDPETGQPITTSEWIDRLAPKALAVVAIGTCATYGGIHAMAGNPTGAMGVPDYLGWDWKSHAGIPIVCVPGCPIQPDNFAETLTYLLYQAVGSAPMIPLDDKLRPTWLFGATVHEGCDRAGYYEQGQFASTYDSPKCLVKLGCWGPVVKCNVPKRGWMNGVGGCPNVGGICIACTMPGFPDKFMPFMDEPPGAKVSVSASGVYGSVIRRLRSMTSRTVDKEPKWRHTGERVTTGYRPPW; encoded by the coding sequence ATGAGCGCAGTGAAACCGGCCCCGGTCGAGGACCAGGGTGCCGCACCCGGCAGCGAAGAGAAGCCGATCCACATCCTCTGGATCAACGCGGGTCTGAGCTGTGACGGAGACTCGGTGGCCCTGACCGCCGCCATGCAGCCCAGCATCGAGGAGATCGCCCTCGCGGGGCTGCCAGGGCTGCCCAGGATCGCGGTCCACTGGCCACTGATCGACTTCGAGTGCGGTCCGGTGGGCGGCGCCGACACGTTCATCGAGTGGTTCTTCAAGGGGGAGCGGGGCGAGATCGACCCGTTCGTGCTGGTGATCGAGGGCTCGATCCCGAACGAGGCGATCAAGCAGGAGGGCTACTGGTGCGGCTTCGGCGACGACCCGGAGACCGGCCAGCCCATCACCACCAGCGAGTGGATCGACCGGCTGGCGCCCAAGGCGCTCGCGGTGGTCGCGATCGGCACCTGCGCCACGTACGGCGGCATCCACGCCATGGCGGGGAACCCGACCGGCGCGATGGGCGTGCCCGACTACCTGGGCTGGGACTGGAAGTCCCACGCGGGCATCCCGATCGTGTGCGTGCCCGGCTGCCCCATCCAGCCGGACAACTTCGCGGAGACGCTGACCTACCTGCTCTACCAGGCGGTCGGCTCCGCGCCGATGATCCCGCTGGACGACAAGCTCCGTCCGACCTGGCTGTTCGGGGCGACCGTGCACGAGGGCTGCGACCGGGCCGGCTACTACGAGCAGGGCCAGTTCGCCTCGACGTACGACTCGCCCAAGTGCCTGGTCAAGCTCGGTTGCTGGGGCCCCGTCGTCAAGTGCAACGTCCCCAAGCGCGGCTGGATGAACGGTGTCGGCGGCTGTCCGAACGTCGGCGGCATCTGCATCGCGTGCACGATGCCCGGATTCCCGGACAAGTTCATGCCGTTCATGGACGAACCTCCCGGTGCCAAGGTCTCCGTCTCCGCCAGCGGTGTGTACGGCTCGGTGATCCGCCGGCTCCGGAGCATGACGTCCAGGACCGTGGACAAGGAGCCGAAGTGGCGGCACACCGGTGAACGGGTCACCACCGGCTACCGGCCGCCCTGGTGA
- a CDS encoding hydrogenase maturation protease — MNGPAPEARTPGTARTLVAGVGNIFLGDDGFGVETLRRLTREELPASVELADVGVRGVHLAYELLDGWDTLVLVDVTARGGEPGTLYLIDASAADDRGRGTEPAPLDGHRMTPDAVLALLDTLCAGTGAAPPRRILVVGCEPACLDEGIGLSPQVAAAVPEAVRMVTELVRQEAVV, encoded by the coding sequence GTGAACGGCCCCGCGCCCGAGGCCAGGACGCCCGGCACGGCCCGCACCCTCGTGGCCGGGGTGGGCAACATCTTCCTCGGCGACGACGGCTTCGGCGTGGAGACCCTGCGGCGGCTCACCCGCGAGGAACTCCCCGCCTCCGTCGAACTGGCCGACGTCGGGGTCCGGGGCGTCCACCTCGCCTACGAACTCCTCGACGGCTGGGACACCCTCGTCCTCGTCGACGTCACCGCCCGCGGCGGTGAACCGGGGACGCTCTATCTGATCGACGCCTCGGCGGCCGACGACCGCGGCCGCGGCACGGAGCCCGCGCCGCTCGACGGCCACCGGATGACGCCCGACGCCGTCCTCGCCCTGCTCGACACCCTGTGCGCGGGAACCGGGGCCGCGCCGCCACGGCGGATCCTCGTCGTCGGCTGCGAACCGGCCTGCCTCGACGAGGGCATCGGGCTCAGTCCGCAGGTCGCCGCGGCCGTGCCCGAGGCGGTGCGGATGGTGACCGAACTGGTCCGCCAGGAAGCCGTCGTATGA
- a CDS encoding DUF6084 family protein, which translates to MTEFSFSCTDVRADAYAAGPTLVFRLRITATGGTRVHAMALRCQIRVEPARRGYDDHEAAALADLFGERSRWGSSLNPVQFAQASVMVPGFTGEIETDLVVPCTYDTDIAASRYFRALSDGDVPLLLLFSGTAFTGAGGFHVEPVPWDKEVSHRMPVKVWREMIDQHFPGCGWIRLPGDAMDALLAYRSRRALPSWEATVESLLEAAGERTR; encoded by the coding sequence GTGACCGAGTTCTCCTTCAGTTGCACCGACGTCCGCGCCGACGCCTACGCGGCCGGACCCACGCTCGTGTTCCGGCTGCGGATCACCGCCACCGGCGGCACCCGGGTCCACGCCATGGCCCTGCGCTGCCAGATCCGTGTCGAACCCGCCCGGCGCGGCTACGACGACCACGAGGCAGCGGCCCTGGCCGACCTCTTCGGCGAACGCTCCCGGTGGGGCAGCAGCCTCAACCCGGTCCAGTTCGCCCAGGCCTCCGTCATGGTGCCCGGCTTCACCGGCGAGATCGAGACCGACCTCGTCGTGCCCTGCACCTACGACACCGACATCGCCGCGTCCCGCTACTTCCGGGCGCTCTCCGACGGCGACGTCCCGCTGCTCCTGCTCTTCTCCGGCACCGCCTTCACCGGCGCCGGCGGCTTCCACGTCGAGCCCGTCCCCTGGGACAAGGAGGTCTCCCACCGCATGCCCGTGAAGGTGTGGCGCGAGATGATCGACCAGCACTTCCCCGGCTGCGGATGGATCCGGCTCCCGGGCGACGCGATGGACGCCCTGCTCGCCTACCGCTCGCGCCGGGCCCTCCCGTCGTGGGAGGCCACCGTCGAGTCCCTGCTCGAAGCGGCGGGGGAGAGGACACGATGA
- the hypF gene encoding carbamoyltransferase HypF: MTTARPEPAPATARRRSRVVVRGVVQGVGFRPFVYALATGLRLSGHVTNTADGVVAEVEGAPADIASFCARLAPDAPPMARVESVETAEVTASGGNGFTIVPSRRGGAVRTLVPPDTATCDDCLAELADPADRRYLHPFITCTNCGPRFTIVTGLPYDRVHTTMAGFPMCPDCAREYEDPADRRFHAQPVACPRCGPRLRLVTTPDRPAPSGPEPRPRLTSDPGDAPVAVARRMLASGAILAVKGLGGYHLACDATNPDAVAELRRRKARGDKPFAMMAADLADIEPLVHLGTLERELLTGRVRPVVLLRRRDDARPRHGAEPARAVAPGSPDLGFMLPYTPVHHLLLGLGPADREGPRLLVMTSGNLSGEPIVTDDAEALTRLAGLADAWLLHDRPIHVPCDDSVVRVCDGEQLTLRRSRGYAPLPVTLPVDVAPVLAVGGDLKNTFCLGAGRQAWLSAHIGDMDDLATQLALASAERQLESVTGVRPELLAADRHPAYRSTRWAREQAAGRPVVPVQHHHAHVAAAMAENGLDGTRPVIGVAFDGTGHGLDGAVWGGEFLLADYAGFRRFAHLAYVPLPGGDAAVRRPYRMALSHLRAAGLAADRALPCARACEPGELPLLERQLERELNCVPTSSMGRLFDAVSSIVGICQHAGYEAQAAIELEAAALRAPAEAEDARYAFRLGAPEPGDPLTADPAPLLAAVVADVLDGTPAAVVAARFHRAVARWVRVVCAAARDETGVETVALTGGVFANTVLSSACAEGLREDGFTVLRHRQIPPNDGGLALGQLVVAARITDGAAAGTPRRERN, translated from the coding sequence GTGACCACGGCACGGCCCGAACCCGCCCCCGCCACGGCCCGGCGGCGCAGCCGTGTGGTCGTCCGCGGTGTCGTGCAGGGCGTGGGCTTCCGGCCCTTCGTCTACGCCCTCGCCACCGGGCTGCGTCTGTCCGGTCACGTCACCAACACGGCGGACGGCGTCGTCGCGGAGGTCGAGGGAGCCCCCGCGGACATCGCCTCCTTCTGCGCCCGCCTCGCGCCCGACGCCCCGCCCATGGCCCGGGTGGAGTCGGTCGAGACGGCCGAGGTGACCGCGAGCGGCGGCAACGGATTCACGATCGTGCCCTCCCGCCGGGGCGGTGCCGTCCGCACCCTCGTCCCGCCCGACACGGCCACCTGCGACGACTGCCTCGCGGAGCTCGCCGACCCGGCGGACCGGCGGTATCTGCACCCCTTCATCACCTGCACCAACTGCGGCCCGCGGTTCACGATCGTCACGGGACTGCCCTACGACCGGGTGCACACCACCATGGCCGGCTTCCCGATGTGTCCGGACTGCGCCCGGGAGTACGAGGACCCGGCCGACCGGCGCTTCCACGCGCAGCCCGTCGCCTGCCCCCGCTGCGGCCCCCGGCTGCGGCTGGTCACGACGCCGGACCGTCCGGCCCCCTCCGGCCCCGAGCCGCGTCCTCGCCTCACCTCCGACCCCGGCGACGCCCCCGTCGCCGTCGCGCGCAGGATGCTCGCCTCCGGCGCGATCCTCGCCGTCAAAGGCCTCGGCGGCTACCACCTGGCCTGCGACGCGACGAACCCCGACGCGGTGGCCGAACTGCGCCGCCGCAAGGCGCGCGGTGACAAACCGTTCGCGATGATGGCCGCGGACCTCGCCGACATCGAGCCCCTCGTCCACCTCGGCACGCTCGAACGCGAACTCCTCACCGGCCGCGTCCGGCCCGTCGTCCTGCTGCGCCGCCGCGACGACGCCCGGCCGCGCCACGGGGCCGAGCCGGCGCGGGCGGTGGCGCCGGGCAGCCCGGACCTCGGCTTCATGCTCCCGTACACCCCGGTGCACCACCTCCTCCTCGGCCTCGGCCCGGCGGACCGGGAAGGGCCCCGCCTGCTGGTGATGACCAGCGGCAATCTCTCGGGCGAACCCATCGTCACGGACGACGCGGAAGCGCTGACCAGGCTCGCCGGTCTCGCGGACGCCTGGCTGCTGCACGACCGACCGATCCATGTCCCCTGCGACGACTCCGTCGTCCGCGTCTGCGACGGCGAACAGCTGACGCTGCGCCGCTCCCGGGGCTACGCACCGCTGCCGGTCACGCTGCCCGTCGACGTCGCTCCCGTCCTCGCCGTCGGCGGTGACCTGAAGAACACCTTCTGTCTCGGCGCCGGACGCCAGGCATGGCTCTCCGCCCACATCGGGGACATGGACGACCTCGCCACCCAGCTCGCCCTCGCCTCCGCCGAGCGTCAGCTGGAGTCCGTGACGGGCGTACGACCCGAACTGCTCGCCGCCGACCGCCACCCCGCCTACCGGTCCACCCGCTGGGCCCGCGAACAGGCGGCGGGACGGCCCGTCGTCCCCGTACAGCACCACCACGCGCACGTCGCGGCGGCGATGGCCGAGAACGGTCTCGACGGCACGCGTCCCGTGATCGGCGTGGCCTTCGACGGCACCGGCCACGGTCTCGACGGAGCCGTGTGGGGCGGTGAGTTCCTTCTCGCGGACTACGCCGGGTTCCGACGGTTCGCGCACCTGGCCTACGTACCCCTGCCGGGCGGTGACGCGGCCGTACGACGGCCGTACCGCATGGCTCTGTCCCACCTGCGGGCCGCGGGCCTCGCCGCCGACCGGGCACTGCCCTGCGCGCGCGCCTGTGAGCCCGGAGAACTACCCCTGCTGGAAAGGCAGTTGGAGCGGGAACTGAACTGCGTGCCCACGTCCAGCATGGGGCGCCTCTTCGACGCCGTCTCCTCGATCGTGGGGATCTGCCAGCACGCGGGATACGAGGCCCAGGCCGCGATCGAGCTGGAGGCCGCGGCCCTGCGCGCACCCGCCGAGGCCGAGGACGCGCGCTACGCCTTCCGGCTCGGGGCACCGGAGCCCGGTGACCCGCTCACCGCCGACCCCGCACCCCTGCTGGCGGCGGTGGTCGCCGACGTGCTGGACGGGACCCCCGCGGCCGTCGTCGCGGCGCGGTTCCACCGGGCCGTGGCCCGATGGGTGCGGGTGGTCTGCGCCGCCGCCCGCGACGAGACCGGTGTGGAGACCGTCGCCCTGACCGGGGGAGTGTTCGCCAACACGGTGCTCTCCTCGGCCTGCGCCGAAGGACTGCGGGAGGACGGCTTCACCGTCCTGCGCCACCGTCAGATCCCGCCGAACGACGGCGGGCTGGCTCTGGGCCAGCTCGTCGTGGCCGCCCGGATCACGGACGGGGCGGCCGCCGGCACACCACGACGAGAGCGAAACTGA